One Haemorhous mexicanus isolate bHaeMex1 chromosome 9, bHaeMex1.pri, whole genome shotgun sequence DNA segment encodes these proteins:
- the SEC22B gene encoding vesicle-trafficking protein SEC22b, with protein sequence MVLLTMIARVADGLPLAASMQEDEQSGRDLQQYQSQAKQLFRKLNEQSPTRCTLEAGAMAFHYIIEKGVCYLVLCEAGFPKKLAFAYLEDLHSEFDEQHGKKVPTVSRPYSFIEFDTYIQKTKKLYIDSRARRNLGSINTELQDVQRIMVANIEEVLQRGEALSALDSKANNLSSLSKKYRQDAKYLNMRSTYAKLAAVAVFFIMLIVYVRFWWL encoded by the exons ATGGTGCTGCTCACGATGATCGCCCGCGTGGCGGACGGGCTCCCCCTCGCCGCCTCCATGCAAGAGGACGAGCAG TCAGGCCGCGACCTGCAGCAGTACCAGAGCCAGGCCAAGCAGCTCTTCCGCAAGCTGAACGAGCAGTCCCCGACGCGATGCACGCTGGAGGCGGGAGCCATGGCTTTCCA CTACATCATCGAGAAGGGAGTGTGTTACCTGGTCCTGTGTGAAGCTGGATTCCCCAAGAAACTGGCCTTTGCATACCTGGAAGACTTGCACTCAGAGTTTGATGAGCAGCATGGCAAGAAGGTTCCAACAGTCTCCAGGCCCTATTCCTTCATTGAATTTG ACACCTACATCCAGAAAACCAAGAAGCTCTACATTGATAGCCGGGCGAGGAGGAACCTGGGCTCCATcaacacagagctgcaggatgtgcAGAGGATTATGGTGGCCAACATTGAGGAGGTCTTACAGCGAGGAGAGGCCCTGTCAG CTCTTGATTCCAAGGCCAACAACTTGTCCAGTTTGTCCAAGAAGTACCGCCAGGACGCCAAGTACCTGAACATGCGCTCCACGTACGCCAAGCTGGCGGCCGTAGCTGTGTTCTTCATCATGCTGATTGTCTATGTGAGGTTCTGGTGGCTGTGA